A genome region from Colwellia sp. Arc7-D includes the following:
- the ribF gene encoding bifunctional riboflavin kinase/FAD synthetase produces the protein MQLTRGIHNMRISDDNNRQGCVLTIGNFDGVHLGHKQVILALVAKAKELNCEAAVLVFEPQPQELFSPETAPARLCRLRDKYVLLKNLGIDRLICINFNKKFASLTAETFIEELLVKRLAIKHLIVGDDFHFGQYRQGDFSMLKAAGEKFAFSVSDTASHKLAGCRVSSTAIRQLLENDDLSGAQTMLGRPYSIIGKVFHGDKRGREMGFPTANIKLKRRVSPVSGVYVVQVKSQFGEHYGVANIGSRPTVAGIRQQLEVHIFNFDNNLYGAIIEVVMLKKLRSEQKFSSLPALIEQIGIDTEQARTFVQHLATT, from the coding sequence ATGCAATTAACACGTGGCATTCATAATATGCGTATTAGTGACGATAATAATCGTCAGGGTTGCGTGTTAACGATCGGTAATTTTGACGGCGTACATTTAGGTCATAAACAAGTCATTTTAGCGTTAGTTGCTAAAGCAAAAGAATTAAATTGTGAAGCAGCTGTGTTGGTATTTGAACCACAGCCACAAGAGCTTTTTTCTCCAGAAACCGCACCCGCAAGATTATGTCGATTACGCGATAAATATGTCTTATTAAAAAACTTAGGTATTGATAGATTAATTTGTATCAATTTTAACAAGAAATTTGCTAGTCTAACCGCCGAGACTTTTATTGAAGAGTTGTTAGTCAAACGCTTAGCTATTAAACACTTGATCGTTGGAGATGACTTTCATTTTGGTCAATACCGCCAAGGTGATTTCTCTATGCTTAAAGCCGCAGGCGAAAAGTTTGCTTTTTCAGTATCAGATACAGCAAGTCACAAGCTAGCGGGTTGCCGAGTTAGTAGTACAGCCATTAGGCAGTTGCTAGAAAATGATGACTTAAGCGGTGCGCAAACCATGTTAGGGCGTCCATACTCTATTATTGGAAAAGTATTTCATGGCGATAAACGTGGCCGTGAAATGGGCTTTCCAACCGCTAATATAAAATTAAAACGCCGTGTATCGCCTGTTTCAGGGGTTTATGTGGTACAAGTAAAAAGCCAATTTGGTGAGCATTATGGTGTTGCCAATATAGGTTCAAGACCGACAGTTGCCGGAATTAGGCAGCAATTAGAAGTACATATATTTAATTTTGATAACAATTTGTATGGTGCAATCATCGAAGTGGTTATGTTGAAAAAACTACGTAGTGAACAAAAATTTAGTTCGCTGCCTGCATTGATTGAACAAATTGGCATTGATACAGAACAAGCTCGCACTTTTGTGCAACATTTAGCGACAACTTAA
- the murJ gene encoding murein biosynthesis integral membrane protein MurJ, with product MSKKLIKSGLIVSAMTLISRVLGLVRDIVIANIMGASASADVFFFANKIPNFFRRLFAEGAFAQAFVPVLSEYHTLDEEHTTNETRKLIAQVSGTLGVIITLVTLFGMIASPLIVALFGFGWFLDWLNDGPASDKFDLASVLLKITFPYLWFVSFTALSGAILNTYGRFAVSAFTPVLLNVGIIACAIYLAPNMENPAFALAWGVFLGGFIQFAFQLPFLYRAGALVKPTWSWHSPGVTKIRKLILPALFGVSVTQINLLLDTIIASMLITGSISWLYYADRLLEFPLGLFGIGIATVILPSLAKLHTKKDTQEFSDTVDWGLRIVSLFGWPALAGLMVLAQPIIMVLFMRGEFTQFEVLQVSYALFAYLSGLLSFMFIKVLAPGYYARQDTKTPVKIAIKAMVANMAFNLMLAPFFGYVGLAIATTLSATLNAMMLYHGLKSANVFQLSGKTWWFISRLIFSAGVMALIVNYLSPEFDIWLSYGFVKQVTQLLICITSGVVSYVICLILLGVRLSDIKVAQKNS from the coding sequence TTGAGTAAAAAATTAATTAAGTCGGGACTTATTGTTAGTGCAATGACATTAATTTCTCGTGTTCTTGGCTTAGTACGAGATATTGTTATTGCCAACATTATGGGAGCGTCTGCATCGGCAGATGTGTTCTTTTTTGCAAATAAAATACCTAATTTTTTCCGTCGACTTTTTGCCGAAGGCGCTTTTGCTCAAGCCTTTGTTCCGGTATTAAGCGAATATCACACGCTTGATGAGGAACACACCACTAACGAAACTCGAAAACTTATTGCTCAAGTGTCAGGAACCTTAGGTGTTATTATCACACTGGTGACTTTATTTGGGATGATAGCTTCGCCGTTAATAGTGGCTTTATTTGGCTTTGGTTGGTTTTTAGATTGGCTAAATGATGGTCCCGCAAGTGATAAATTTGATCTAGCCAGTGTCTTACTAAAAATTACCTTTCCTTATTTGTGGTTCGTTAGTTTTACTGCACTTTCAGGGGCAATATTAAACACCTATGGCCGTTTTGCTGTATCAGCATTTACGCCTGTATTATTAAACGTAGGTATTATTGCCTGTGCTATTTACCTAGCACCTAACATGGAAAATCCTGCTTTCGCACTTGCTTGGGGGGTGTTTTTAGGTGGTTTTATTCAATTTGCATTTCAATTACCTTTCCTCTATCGCGCAGGTGCTTTGGTTAAACCTACTTGGTCATGGCACTCTCCTGGCGTAACAAAAATACGTAAGTTAATTCTTCCTGCTCTGTTTGGTGTCTCGGTAACACAAATTAATTTACTCCTAGATACTATTATCGCCAGTATGCTGATTACTGGCTCTATCAGTTGGTTATATTACGCGGATCGCTTATTAGAATTTCCTTTGGGTTTATTTGGCATTGGTATTGCGACTGTCATACTGCCCAGTTTAGCTAAACTTCATACAAAAAAAGACACGCAAGAATTTAGCGATACGGTAGATTGGGGACTAAGAATTGTCTCACTATTTGGCTGGCCGGCTCTAGCGGGGTTAATGGTGTTAGCACAACCCATCATTATGGTGTTGTTTATGCGTGGTGAGTTTACACAGTTTGAAGTTCTACAAGTGTCATACGCCTTGTTCGCTTATCTTTCTGGCCTGTTAAGTTTTATGTTCATTAAAGTGCTAGCGCCAGGTTATTACGCCCGCCAAGATACTAAAACACCCGTTAAGATAGCTATTAAGGCTATGGTGGCCAATATGGCCTTTAATTTAATGCTAGCACCGTTTTTTGGTTATGTAGGCTTAGCGATAGCGACCACGTTATCAGCCACACTCAATGCTATGATGCTTTATCACGGTTTAAAATCGGCTAATGTTTTTCAACTTTCAGGTAAAACTTGGTGGTTTATTTCTCGGCTGATCTTTTCAGCAGGGGTAATGGCGTTGATTGTAAATTATTTGTCACCTGAGTTTGATATTTGGCTTTCATATGGTTTCGTTAAGCAAGTTACACAACTTTTGATCTGCATTACTAGTGGTGTAGTGAGTTATGTCATTTGTTTAATATTATTGGGTGTGAGACTTTCAGATATTAAAGTGGCACAAAAAAACAGCTAA
- the rpsT gene encoding 30S ribosomal protein S20 codes for MANSKSAKKRAIQSEKRRQHNASRRSMMRTLLKKVISAIEAGDKEKASTEFAAAAPILDRYASKGLIHKNKAARSKSRLNAAIKAL; via the coding sequence TTGGCTAACTCAAAGTCTGCTAAGAAGCGCGCAATACAATCTGAAAAGCGCCGTCAACACAATGCAAGCCGTCGCTCAATGATGCGTACTTTACTTAAAAAAGTAATTTCTGCTATCGAAGCCGGTGACAAAGAAAAAGCATCTACAGAATTTGCTGCTGCTGCACCGATTTTAGATCGTTATGCAAGCAAAGGTCTTATTCATAAAAATAAAGCCGCTCGTAGTAAGAGCCGTTTAAACGCTGCTATTAAAGCGCTTTAA
- a CDS encoding choline dehydrogenase — METFDFIIIGAGSAGCVLADKLSASGEHSVCLLEAGKADKNWLIHLPIGIIALLQSHTLNWQFNSHQEKTLINREIFTPRGKTLGGSSSINAMLYVRGQQQDYDHWQSLGNTGWSFNDVLPYFKALENQERGADEFHGVGGALNVADSVSKPAINEDFIQSAVAAGYPENVDFNGPSQEGVGYYQVTQKEGLRHSAAKAFLTPNLHRSNLTVITQTQVEKVIVNNNIATGVIYKHQGKVKQLIAKHEVIVSAGTINSPQLLMLSGIGPKAELEKHNIEVVHSLEGVGKNLQDHVDVLNVAQHKRTELLAYRPKAIWWGAKEAWKFITKREGLLTTVIAETGGFIKSDPTVTEPDLQLHFVPAAMDDHGRNHKLLCTYGISLHVCLLRPKSRGTVTLNSNKITQHPRIQLNMLDHQDDIDTMIKGVRIAKKILSTPPLSSTHVNFIFPDENCNSEQEIHQFLKEKCNTIYHPVGTCKMGQDELSVVDEQLKVHGIKQLRVVDASIMPTLISGNTNAPTMMIAAKAADMILAERS, encoded by the coding sequence TTGGAAACGTTTGATTTTATAATCATTGGGGCTGGTTCAGCTGGTTGTGTTTTAGCTGATAAATTATCTGCAAGTGGTGAACACAGTGTTTGCCTGTTAGAAGCCGGTAAAGCTGATAAAAATTGGTTAATCCACTTACCTATAGGTATTATAGCGCTATTGCAAAGTCATACCCTAAATTGGCAATTTAACTCCCACCAAGAAAAAACGTTAATTAATAGAGAAATTTTCACCCCGCGTGGTAAAACCTTGGGTGGCAGTAGCTCAATCAACGCTATGCTTTATGTCAGAGGGCAACAACAAGATTATGATCATTGGCAAAGCTTAGGTAACACAGGTTGGAGCTTTAACGATGTTCTGCCCTACTTTAAAGCCCTTGAAAACCAAGAGCGTGGTGCTGACGAGTTTCATGGTGTCGGCGGCGCTTTAAATGTTGCTGACTCAGTCTCTAAACCCGCAATTAATGAAGATTTCATTCAATCTGCAGTGGCAGCCGGCTACCCTGAAAATGTCGATTTCAATGGACCATCGCAAGAAGGTGTTGGCTATTATCAAGTTACTCAAAAAGAGGGATTAAGACATAGTGCTGCAAAAGCCTTTTTAACGCCTAATTTGCACCGCAGTAACTTAACCGTTATTACGCAAACCCAAGTTGAAAAAGTGATCGTTAATAACAACATTGCCACGGGAGTAATCTATAAACATCAGGGCAAAGTTAAGCAATTAATCGCTAAACACGAAGTCATTGTTAGTGCGGGGACAATAAATTCCCCCCAATTATTGATGCTTTCAGGTATCGGGCCAAAAGCTGAATTAGAAAAACATAACATTGAAGTTGTACACTCATTAGAGGGTGTAGGAAAAAATTTACAGGATCATGTTGATGTGCTTAACGTAGCTCAGCATAAAAGAACTGAGTTATTGGCCTACCGACCAAAAGCGATCTGGTGGGGGGCAAAAGAAGCCTGGAAGTTCATTACAAAACGCGAAGGCTTATTAACCACAGTGATTGCTGAAACTGGTGGTTTTATAAAATCAGATCCCACTGTCACTGAACCTGATTTACAGTTGCATTTTGTACCTGCTGCAATGGACGATCACGGCAGAAATCATAAGTTACTTTGTACCTATGGTATATCGTTACATGTTTGTTTACTTAGACCAAAAAGTCGTGGCACAGTAACGCTTAACAGCAATAAAATAACACAACATCCGCGTATTCAATTGAATATGCTAGACCATCAAGATGATATTGATACCATGATCAAAGGGGTTAGAATTGCTAAAAAGATATTATCTACGCCCCCGTTATCATCCACTCATGTTAATTTTATTTTTCCAGATGAAAACTGTAATTCAGAGCAAGAAATCCATCAGTTTCTCAAAGAAAAGTGTAATACCATCTACCACCCTGTTGGCACCTGCAAAATGGGCCAAGATGAATTATCAGTAGTCGACGAGCAATTAAAGGTTCATGGCATTAAACAATTAAGGGTTGTCGATGCTTCAATAATGCCAACACTTATTAGCGGCAATACCAACGCACCAACGATGATGATTGCAGCTAAAGCAGCAGATATGATTTTAGCTGAACGAAGCTAA
- a CDS encoding TlpA disulfide reductase family protein: MELTFDKCQCRGNSCCPQAPAWDLKTQSGERISSAQFEGQATILHFWATWCPYCKVLQPKLVELEKKYQQQGVKLVAISFNEDEGTLPQDELAARGYKFPTAVNGDEVAKLYGVRGTPTTYFINKNNQVIFKYTSSDITDPRLELAVKEIVKKLDE, encoded by the coding sequence ATTGAGCTTACTTTCGATAAGTGCCAGTGCAGAGGAAACTCCTGTTGCCCACAAGCGCCAGCTTGGGATCTTAAAACTCAATCAGGAGAGCGTATTTCTTCAGCGCAATTTGAAGGGCAAGCAACAATACTTCATTTTTGGGCGACTTGGTGTCCTTACTGTAAGGTGCTTCAACCTAAGTTGGTCGAACTTGAGAAAAAGTATCAACAACAAGGCGTTAAACTTGTAGCTATTAGTTTTAATGAAGACGAAGGTACGCTTCCTCAAGATGAATTAGCTGCTCGGGGCTATAAATTTCCAACCGCCGTTAATGGTGATGAAGTTGCAAAGCTTTATGGCGTAAGAGGCACACCTACAACCTACTTTATCAATAAGAATAATCAAGTGATATTCAAATATACCAGCTCTGATATCACCGACCCGCGACTTGAACTGGCGGTTAAAGAGATAGTTAAAAAACTCGATGAATAA
- a CDS encoding M3 family metallopeptidase → MKIRYLAPLAIAIALAGCQQNIDTSNVVEVEQVDITASNPFFSEYDTPHGIPPFDKIKKSHYLPAFYHGIAQNKLEVDAITRVKSRPTFENTIVAMEKSGDFLNKVSNTFYGLIGSMSDDEMRAIAKEISPKLSALGDDIALNDALFMRVKDVYNNQDKFNLRTEQKLLLEKTYKSFVRGGANLNDADKLTLRDLNEKLSGLSLKFGENLLAETNGFEMVIDNKADLAGLPDDIIAAASETATTRGHEGKWVFTTHRPSKNPFLTYSSNRKLRETIYKGYTMRGNNDNANNNQAIASEMASLRFQKAQLLGYKTHAHFVLENATAKTPENVFELLNKVWPAALERAKEETADIQKMIDAQGGNFKVAAWDWWYYSEKIRKERFDIDASETKPYFSLEATLQGVFFTAEKLWGVTFKERDDLPKYHPEVRTFEVYDRDESYIGVFMTDHYVRESKRGGAWMSSFRKQYRMNGEDVTPIIYNVLNYPRPVGDKPTLLTFDQASTLFHEFGHAIQGLLSDGYYRSQTGTALPRDYVEYPSQVMENWMTEPEVLANFAKHYQTGEVIPQALVEKIQASGKFNQGFGTTEYLSAALLDMSWHSLETAELQDANAFEQKVLKEIGLIEQIAPRYKTGYYSHIFSGGYSAGYYGYIWSNIYDADTWLAFKENGIFDQKTAELYRKHVLESGGTDDPTIMYRRFRGQDPKVEPLLERRGLTSK, encoded by the coding sequence ATGAAAATTCGTTATCTAGCGCCATTGGCAATTGCTATCGCTTTAGCCGGTTGCCAACAAAACATAGATACTTCTAACGTTGTTGAAGTAGAACAAGTAGACATAACTGCAAGCAATCCATTTTTTTCTGAATATGATACACCTCATGGTATTCCTCCATTTGATAAAATCAAAAAAAGTCACTACTTACCTGCTTTTTATCATGGCATTGCACAAAATAAACTAGAAGTAGATGCAATAACAAGAGTGAAATCACGCCCTACTTTTGAAAATACTATTGTAGCAATGGAAAAGTCAGGTGATTTTTTAAATAAAGTCAGTAACACTTTTTATGGCCTAATAGGCTCAATGTCAGACGATGAAATGCGCGCTATTGCAAAAGAGATATCACCAAAGCTTTCTGCTTTAGGTGATGACATTGCACTTAACGACGCACTATTCATGCGCGTAAAAGACGTTTATAACAATCAAGATAAATTCAATTTACGTACAGAACAAAAGCTTTTATTAGAAAAAACCTATAAAAGCTTCGTTAGAGGTGGTGCCAACCTAAACGATGCTGACAAGCTCACACTGCGTGATTTAAATGAAAAGCTTAGTGGTTTAAGTTTAAAGTTTGGAGAGAACTTGCTTGCGGAAACTAACGGCTTTGAAATGGTCATTGACAACAAAGCTGATTTAGCAGGTTTACCTGATGATATTATTGCGGCGGCAAGTGAAACAGCAACAACTCGCGGACATGAAGGTAAATGGGTATTCACCACGCATCGCCCAAGTAAAAATCCATTTTTAACCTACTCAAGCAACCGTAAACTGCGTGAAACCATCTATAAAGGTTATACCATGCGTGGTAATAACGACAATGCCAATAACAACCAAGCTATTGCCAGCGAGATGGCGAGCCTTCGTTTTCAAAAAGCACAGTTGTTAGGCTATAAAACTCACGCACACTTTGTGCTTGAAAATGCCACGGCAAAAACACCAGAAAATGTTTTCGAATTATTGAATAAAGTATGGCCTGCTGCTCTTGAGCGTGCAAAAGAAGAAACGGCTGATATTCAAAAAATGATTGATGCACAAGGTGGCAACTTCAAAGTAGCTGCATGGGATTGGTGGTATTACTCTGAAAAAATTCGTAAAGAACGCTTTGATATTGACGCGTCAGAAACCAAACCTTATTTTTCACTAGAAGCGACTCTACAAGGTGTTTTCTTTACCGCAGAAAAACTTTGGGGTGTTACTTTTAAAGAGCGCGACGACTTACCTAAATATCATCCAGAAGTTCGTACATTTGAAGTGTACGATCGTGACGAAAGTTACATTGGTGTATTTATGACAGATCACTACGTTCGTGAAAGCAAACGTGGCGGTGCCTGGATGAGCAGCTTCCGTAAGCAATATCGTATGAACGGTGAAGATGTTACGCCTATTATTTATAATGTCTTAAACTATCCTCGTCCTGTTGGCGACAAACCTACGTTACTAACCTTTGATCAAGCATCAACCTTATTCCATGAATTTGGTCATGCGATTCAAGGTTTATTATCAGATGGCTATTATCGCTCACAAACCGGTACTGCATTGCCTAGAGACTATGTTGAATACCCTTCTCAAGTCATGGAAAACTGGATGACTGAGCCTGAAGTATTAGCAAACTTTGCTAAACACTATCAAACAGGTGAAGTTATTCCTCAAGCATTGGTTGAAAAAATTCAAGCTTCTGGCAAGTTCAATCAAGGTTTTGGCACCACTGAGTACTTATCAGCTGCATTACTTGATATGAGCTGGCACTCATTAGAAACAGCTGAGCTACAAGATGCTAATGCTTTTGAGCAAAAGGTATTAAAAGAAATTGGCCTGATTGAACAAATCGCGCCTAGATATAAAACAGGTTATTACTCTCACATATTTTCTGGTGGTTATTCAGCTGGATATTACGGTTATATTTGGTCAAACATCTATGATGCTGATACTTGGTTAGCCTTTAAAGAAAATGGCATATTCGATCAAAAAACTGCTGAGTTATACCGTAAACATGTATTGGAAAGTGGTGGAACTGACGATCCAACTATTATGTATCGTCGATTCAGAGGCCAAGATCCAAAAGTAGAGCCTTTACTAGAACGTCGAGGTTTAACAAGTAAATAA
- a CDS encoding DUF3010 family protein — protein MKICGVELKGNDAIICIMSRESGLYDIPKTRVQKISLVDAGDAEQVQYFQFAFAKLMEDYKVDKVVIRGRALKGKFSGGPVGFKLEAAIQLIKDLPVEILAGTFIKKALTRSQVDIDFRDTGLKQYQESAFETVFAFFEGSMYLQ, from the coding sequence ATGAAAATATGTGGTGTTGAATTAAAAGGTAACGATGCAATTATTTGTATCATGTCGCGGGAAAGTGGGTTGTACGACATACCAAAAACGCGCGTACAAAAAATTAGTCTTGTTGATGCTGGTGATGCAGAGCAAGTACAATACTTTCAGTTTGCTTTTGCCAAACTGATGGAAGATTATAAAGTTGATAAAGTGGTTATTAGAGGCCGAGCTTTAAAAGGCAAGTTTTCGGGTGGTCCAGTTGGCTTTAAATTAGAAGCAGCCATTCAATTGATAAAAGATTTACCTGTAGAAATATTGGCGGGTACTTTTATCAAAAAAGCATTAACACGCAGCCAAGTAGATATCGACTTTCGTGATACAGGTTTAAAGCAATATCAAGAAAGTGCGTTTGAAACAGTATTTGCTTTTTTTGAAGGCAGTATGTATTTACAATAA
- a CDS encoding tRNA-uridine aminocarboxypropyltransferase produces MHAVQQLHQYRKSLSTTTYKSRGQRVIRCELCRLAKPFCICALAPKVSSQAGFLMLMYDTEVLKPSNTGKLIADLIPDSFAFLWSRTQVNPDIISLLNDPMWQPMVVFPKAYAGEEREIFDNEITVTSGKRPLFIMLDGSWREAKKMFRRSPYLQNLPVVSFTPKTPEDSTELSSRYQIRLAANNTELATAEVAAQVLSLAGEQTNADLLDLWFDVFSYQYQRGVCQINKANPNAVADYTAFAKLNGITLAKDITN; encoded by the coding sequence ATGCACGCTGTACAGCAACTCCACCAATATCGTAAAAGCTTAAGCACAACTACCTATAAGTCGAGAGGTCAGCGCGTTATTCGCTGTGAACTGTGCCGTTTAGCAAAGCCTTTTTGTATTTGCGCTTTAGCACCAAAGGTTAGCTCACAAGCCGGATTTTTGATGTTGATGTACGATACTGAAGTATTAAAACCGAGTAATACCGGAAAGTTAATCGCAGATTTGATACCAGACAGCTTTGCCTTTCTTTGGTCAAGAACCCAAGTAAACCCCGATATTATTAGTTTATTAAATGATCCTATGTGGCAACCTATGGTCGTTTTTCCAAAAGCTTATGCGGGTGAAGAACGTGAAATTTTCGATAATGAAATTACAGTCACATCAGGAAAACGACCGTTATTTATTATGCTGGATGGTAGTTGGCGAGAAGCTAAAAAAATGTTTCGCCGCAGTCCTTATTTACAAAACTTGCCTGTAGTGTCATTTACTCCAAAAACGCCGGAGGACTCGACAGAGCTTAGCTCACGTTATCAAATTCGTTTGGCGGCTAATAATACAGAATTAGCGACAGCTGAAGTCGCTGCACAGGTTTTATCTCTAGCAGGAGAGCAAACTAATGCTGATTTACTCGATCTTTGGTTTGATGTTTTTAGTTATCAATATCAACGCGGTGTTTGCCAAATAAATAAAGCTAATCCAAATGCTGTGGCAGATTACACAGCGTTTGCCAAACTTAATGGCATCACTTTGGCTAAAGATATAACGAACTAA
- a CDS encoding DUF2884 family protein codes for MKTLIATALMMASTLTYAHDNSFSSEACNVDLNGGINISDTEIVFSKNKSSLYTIANNDTLLIKGKEVTLTSHQKSLLRDYSSHIRDVVPEVKSIALDAIDLAIDGVNLAFNELLGEGNNVSSDLTTQLISIRGEVNAEFNNQNSFYIDEEGFSGKDFFGDDFEQRIESAVESTIKNSLGTLMIAVGQEILFSGGDMDAFETKMDNFGELIGNEMETRSESIEKRGEALCQSIIVIDEMEEQLRNSINEIADYDFITASIKTSHNEI; via the coding sequence ATGAAAACATTGATTGCAACAGCACTAATGATGGCAAGTACTTTAACTTATGCGCACGATAATTCTTTTTCGAGTGAAGCATGTAATGTTGACTTAAATGGTGGCATTAATATCAGTGATACAGAAATCGTATTTTCTAAAAATAAATCGTCACTTTATACCATTGCAAACAATGATACATTGCTGATCAAAGGTAAGGAAGTTACGTTAACATCTCATCAAAAATCATTGCTACGTGACTATTCAAGCCATATTCGTGATGTTGTACCTGAAGTCAAAAGCATCGCCTTAGACGCTATAGATTTAGCCATTGACGGCGTTAATCTCGCTTTTAACGAATTATTAGGCGAAGGCAATAACGTCAGTTCTGATCTCACTACACAATTAATCAGTATTCGTGGCGAAGTTAACGCTGAATTTAATAACCAAAATAGTTTCTATATTGATGAAGAGGGCTTTTCAGGGAAAGATTTTTTTGGTGATGATTTTGAGCAAAGAATTGAATCTGCGGTAGAAAGTACGATCAAAAACTCTTTAGGGACTTTAATGATTGCAGTGGGCCAAGAAATACTGTTTTCAGGTGGAGATATGGACGCCTTTGAAACTAAAATGGATAATTTTGGTGAACTCATTGGCAACGAAATGGAAACTCGAAGTGAGAGCATAGAAAAACGAGGTGAAGCGCTATGTCAGTCGATCATTGTGATTGATGAAATGGAAGAGCAATTAAGAAATAGTATTAATGAAATTGCTGATTATGATTTTATTACCGCGAGTATAAAAACAAGCCATAATGAGATCTAA
- the zapE gene encoding cell division protein ZapE, with the protein MSVLEQYQQLIKHKKLTPDTEQYKAAVALDNLSKKLTHPPKKISVITTVKNLFTKCEPIQGIYFHGRVGRGKTMLMDLFYQQLSITRKRRIHFHHFMESVHQLLSEHSGKDNPLAVIANIWTTEVDVLCFDEFFVNDIGDAMLLAGLLSAMLSNGITLVVTSNCPPEQLYKNGLQRERFLPTIDIINHYCQVISIDGPDDHRLLKTDINNFIYRDFNIGGDTESHFLTNHFKALVVGNVRYNDNIFINNRAIAFRASSDNTIWFDFMALCSSPRSQRDYIKLADRFTNVLISNVPQFSGELIPAVFSGVEDGYQRSGVVMGQLRGLDDEARRFIALVDEFYDRGVRLIVTADVDIAELYQGTQLNFEFARCRSRLFEMQRLSYINTTSYS; encoded by the coding sequence ATGTCAGTGCTTGAGCAATACCAGCAACTAATAAAACACAAAAAGCTTACACCCGATACCGAGCAGTATAAAGCAGCCGTTGCTTTAGATAACCTTTCAAAAAAATTAACACACCCACCAAAAAAAATATCAGTAATTACCACAGTAAAAAATTTATTTACCAAGTGTGAACCTATTCAAGGCATCTACTTTCATGGTCGTGTAGGTCGCGGAAAAACCATGTTAATGGATTTATTTTATCAGCAACTTAGCATAACTCGTAAAAGGCGTATTCATTTCCATCATTTTATGGAAAGTGTTCATCAGCTTTTAAGCGAACATAGTGGTAAAGATAATCCATTGGCAGTTATTGCAAATATTTGGACTACTGAGGTTGATGTACTCTGCTTTGATGAATTTTTTGTCAATGATATTGGTGATGCTATGTTATTAGCGGGTTTACTTAGTGCCATGTTATCAAACGGTATTACTTTAGTGGTAACGTCAAACTGTCCACCAGAGCAGCTCTATAAAAATGGCTTACAACGTGAACGTTTTTTGCCGACAATTGATATTATTAATCACTACTGTCAGGTTATATCAATCGACGGACCTGATGATCATCGATTATTAAAAACAGATATCAATAACTTTATATATCGAGATTTTAATATAGGGGGTGACACTGAAAGTCACTTTTTAACAAATCATTTTAAAGCGTTAGTCGTAGGTAACGTTCGTTATAATGATAATATTTTTATTAATAATAGGGCTATAGCCTTTAGGGCGAGCAGTGATAATACTATTTGGTTTGATTTCATGGCGCTGTGTTCAAGCCCTCGAAGCCAAAGAGACTATATCAAGCTAGCAGATCGTTTTACCAATGTACTTATCAGTAATGTGCCACAATTTAGTGGCGAATTAATCCCTGCTGTATTTTCTGGTGTTGAAGATGGTTATCAACGAAGTGGTGTAGTAATGGGGCAATTAAGAGGCTTGGATGATGAGGCTCGTCGTTTTATCGCGCTTGTCGATGAATTTTATGACCGAGGTGTTCGCTTAATTGTTACTGCAGATGTTGATATTGCTGAACTTTATCAAGGTACACAACTTAATTTTGAATTCGCCCGCTGTCGCTCACGCCTTTTTGAAATGCAACGATTAAGTTATATAAATACCACCTCTTACTCCTAA
- a CDS encoding cold-shock protein: MSNTTTGTVKWFNESKGFGFIEQESGPDVFAHFSAISGDGFKTLAEGQKVQFTVTQGQKGPQAENIVAL; encoded by the coding sequence ATGTCTAATACAACTACTGGTACAGTAAAATGGTTTAACGAGTCTAAAGGCTTTGGTTTCATCGAGCAAGAGTCTGGTCCAGACGTTTTCGCACATTTCTCTGCAATCTCTGGCGACGGTTTTAAAACTCTTGCTGAAGGCCAAAAAGTACAGTTTACTGTTACTCAAGGTCAAAAAGGTCCTCAAGCTGAGAACATCGTAGCACTTTAA